The Thermodesulfovibrionia bacterium genome contains a region encoding:
- a CDS encoding cytochrome c3 family protein: MLIIILSAFASETAAMDVSAKRDCGMCHLTWMNDFRESEETLIPWQSGNVLKKDTQGVESSEEICYSCHDGYVNDSRNITWRFNRHPVFVKPSNKVNIPDSFPLSVKNEIYCGTCHSAHGKGAAATSENTKTSLFREINIDSSLCEMCHVDQANFRSSNSHPVHVNSMKLPDKLFEAGGIKASDKNKMICQSCHKVHGAKGKKLLITENDDSSLCMICHEDKKSIAGTKHDLSLTLPDSKNLKGQTPSESGPCGACHSPHFAVGKRLWARTMGKGNPAAQMCLTCHAEDSGYKIKGVGEFSHPININPASSTTIPAELPLFSPEGAKISNGYVQCFTCHDIHKWDPENLSNKGGKGVEGDSSNSFLRISNSSGSSLCIGCHVDKKQLVYSDHNLEVTAPDEKNIQGVNTKASGPCGACHLPHNASSYRLWSKKLAEGNITGQLCSVCHNSKGPAKAKLIGDYYHPLDVTLDKFNIVTMLPLYDDAGNKTPEGKLVCLSCHDPHVWDPKNSSFIGEYQYKNVEGNACNSFLRKPNSPASDLCESCHKDQALVDGTDHDLNVTAPDAKNLLGQTVNESGQCGACHLVHNSTNQLKLWARPYLPYSFQGGVVESLCNSCHSTDKIAKSKIPVIATHPKDKLVNNILRCDRAMIDFAPLFDEKSGAFTNYGNISCPTCHNVHQWSPLSKTKGVGKNIEGNATNSFLRNVSYNNICIDCHGFDAIFRYKYFHDPDDRVEKFQK; the protein is encoded by the coding sequence TTGCTCATAATTATTCTTTCTGCTTTTGCTTCTGAGACTGCTGCTATGGATGTTTCAGCCAAACGGGACTGTGGTATGTGCCATCTGACATGGATGAATGACTTCAGGGAATCTGAAGAGACTCTGATTCCGTGGCAGTCTGGCAATGTTCTCAAGAAAGACACCCAAGGGGTGGAAAGCTCTGAGGAGATATGTTACAGCTGTCACGACGGCTATGTGAATGATTCGCGTAACATAACATGGAGATTTAACAGGCATCCTGTTTTTGTTAAGCCGTCTAATAAGGTTAATATTCCTGACTCATTTCCTCTGAGCGTTAAGAATGAGATATATTGCGGCACATGCCATTCTGCTCACGGCAAAGGTGCTGCTGCTACTTCAGAAAATACAAAAACATCGCTTTTCAGAGAGATTAATATTGACTCCAGCCTTTGCGAGATGTGTCATGTTGACCAGGCTAATTTCAGATCCTCTAACAGCCATCCGGTTCATGTAAACTCAATGAAACTGCCTGATAAGTTGTTTGAGGCAGGCGGTATTAAGGCATCTGATAAAAATAAAATGATTTGTCAGTCATGCCACAAGGTGCATGGTGCAAAAGGAAAAAAACTTCTTATAACTGAGAATGATGATTCAAGTCTTTGCATGATATGCCATGAAGACAAAAAGAGCATTGCCGGCACAAAACATGACTTAAGTTTGACACTGCCTGATTCAAAAAATTTAAAAGGGCAGACACCGTCTGAATCAGGCCCTTGCGGCGCATGCCATTCCCCGCATTTCGCTGTCGGCAAAAGGCTGTGGGCCCGAACTATGGGGAAAGGCAATCCTGCAGCCCAGATGTGCCTTACATGCCATGCAGAGGATTCAGGATATAAAATTAAAGGCGTAGGTGAGTTCTCACACCCTATTAACATTAATCCGGCTTCTTCAACAACTATTCCTGCGGAGCTTCCTCTCTTCTCACCTGAAGGGGCAAAGATCTCTAATGGGTATGTCCAGTGCTTTACCTGTCATGATATTCACAAGTGGGACCCGGAAAACCTAAGCAATAAAGGCGGCAAAGGTGTAGAAGGTGATTCATCAAACAGTTTCCTTAGAATATCCAATAGCTCAGGGTCAAGCCTCTGCATCGGGTGCCATGTTGATAAGAAGCAGTTGGTATATTCTGACCATAATCTTGAGGTAACTGCACCTGACGAGAAGAATATTCAGGGGGTTAATACAAAGGCCTCAGGGCCATGCGGCGCATGCCACCTTCCGCATAACGCATCTTCATACCGTCTGTGGTCAAAGAAGCTTGCAGAAGGGAACATAACAGGGCAGCTATGCAGCGTATGCCACAATAGTAAAGGCCCGGCAAAGGCTAAGCTTATCGGGGATTATTACCATCCTTTGGACGTGACGCTTGATAAGTTCAATATCGTTACAATGCTTCCGCTTTATGATGATGCCGGGAATAAAACACCTGAAGGGAAACTCGTCTGCCTTTCATGCCACGACCCTCATGTGTGGGACCCTAAAAACTCATCCTTTATTGGTGAGTATCAATATAAAAATGTTGAAGGCAATGCATGCAATAGTTTCCTCAGGAAGCCTAATTCTCCGGCTTCCGACCTCTGTGAGAGCTGCCACAAAGATCAGGCGCTTGTTGACGGAACCGACCATGATCTTAATGTTACAGCTCCTGACGCAAAGAACCTGCTCGGCCAGACAGTAAATGAATCAGGACAATGCGGTGCCTGCCATCTTGTTCATAACAGTACTAACCAGTTAAAGCTTTGGGCAAGGCCTTACCTGCCCTATTCCTTCCAGGGTGGAGTTGTTGAATCTTTATGTAACAGCTGCCATTCTACGGATAAGATAGCGAAATCGAAGATACCTGTAATTGCCACGCATCCGAAGGATAAGCTTGTAAATAACATCCTGAGATGTGACAGAGCAATGATAGATTTTGCTCCGCTGTTTGATGAAAAGAGCGGTGCTTTTACCAATTATGGGAATATTTCATGTCCGACCTGTCACAATGTCCACCAGTGGAGTCCATTATCAAAGACTAAGGGTGTCGGCAAGAACATTGAGGGTAATGCAACAAACAGTTTCCTGCGAAATGTCAGTTACAATAATATCTGTATAGACTGCCACGGGTTTGACGCTATTTTTAGGTATAAATATTTTCATGACCCTGATGACAGAGTAGAGAAATTTCAAAAATAG
- a CDS encoding cytochrome c3 family protein has protein sequence MAFLIISQKVSAVQKIITINYPPDKTIRELFDADISLSVPLSLVDKIHVKAENKIDGDIIPDSKTECFNVPLIYGLNSINITAYKNNKALENVVLTIFRRSEIESSYRNPPPDFTKDLFHMNAHKECSGCHDLTPKDTDRTSVNIATYSELYIKDNLANINKTSTCYSCHKKITSYPFVHGPASVWSCLSCHNPDSTPKYSVKQPDSEVCFGCHIEQKNEWKSKKIIHGPVNIGRCAICHSPHSSPYEFNLVKPSWDLCTSCHDDKKTGQHIVGGMFLQGGHPTKGKPDPIRPGKELSCASCHNPHASDYPNLWALEAKDPFDLCTKCHKYYYK, from the coding sequence TTGGCTTTTCTAATAATAAGTCAAAAGGTATCCGCCGTTCAGAAGATCATTACAATTAATTACCCTCCTGACAAGACCATAAGAGAATTATTTGACGCCGACATTTCTTTAAGTGTGCCTTTAAGTTTAGTAGACAAGATACATGTAAAAGCAGAAAACAAGATTGATGGAGATATAATACCTGACAGCAAAACTGAGTGTTTCAATGTTCCTTTGATATATGGGCTGAACAGTATAAATATAACAGCTTATAAAAATAACAAAGCATTAGAAAATGTAGTCTTAACCATATTCCGCCGTTCAGAAATTGAAAGCTCCTATAGAAATCCGCCTCCTGATTTCACTAAAGACCTTTTTCATATGAATGCCCACAAAGAGTGTTCCGGGTGTCATGACCTTACTCCAAAGGATACAGACAGGACGTCGGTTAATATTGCAACATATTCTGAATTATATATTAAGGATAATTTAGCTAATATAAACAAGACGTCAACATGCTATTCATGCCATAAAAAGATAACCTCTTATCCCTTTGTACATGGCCCTGCTTCTGTTTGGAGCTGTCTAAGCTGTCACAACCCTGACAGCACCCCAAAATACTCAGTAAAACAACCCGACTCAGAGGTCTGTTTCGGCTGCCACATAGAACAGAAAAATGAATGGAAAAGCAAAAAGATCATCCACGGCCCTGTTAACATTGGACGATGCGCGATCTGCCATAGCCCTCACTCATCCCCATATGAATTTAATCTGGTCAAACCGTCATGGGATCTCTGCACAAGCTGCCATGATGACAAAAAAACAGGACAGCATATCGTGGGAGGAATGTTCCTCCAAGGCGGACATCCTACAAAGGGCAAACCGGACCCTATAAGGCCGGGAAAGGAACTCTCTTGCGCAAGCTGCCACAATCCTCATGCATCAGATTATCCTAACCTGTGGGCGCTTGAAGCGAAGGATCCTTTTGATTTATGCACTAAGTGCCATAAATATTACTATAAATAG
- a CDS encoding redoxin domain-containing protein yields MILTILLSIMLLISPIAYADDLQAGDAAPDFRLMTLKGEVLSLTDYKNSILVFIYWNPEHARSAMALDDAQDIFKKYGKKGVQFAGIIADAVKNDAVRNMVDTNQIEFPILLDNERKVYDKYQIRVYPTTVIIDKEGKLSYILPGHPLTYAAALEGYIRLALGEIDKDSLTEILSPGKENVDESANEAERRYNLALEFAGSGLSGQAIETIKKSIESKSDIAKSHILLGFLLLGNKEADPALASFNKAIELEPDSKDAKTGLGEVHILKNELDKAIEILTSATVSNPYSQKAYYDLGRAYELKGEKDRSIEMYKKAVHNILEKNLLPSSSSKCK; encoded by the coding sequence ATGATCTTAACAATCCTATTATCAATCATGCTCCTTATAAGTCCGATTGCATACGCGGATGACCTTCAGGCCGGGGACGCAGCTCCTGATTTCAGACTTATGACATTAAAAGGAGAAGTACTATCATTAACTGACTATAAAAACAGCATCCTGGTCTTTATTTACTGGAATCCGGAACATGCACGTTCAGCCATGGCACTGGATGATGCTCAGGACATCTTTAAGAAATACGGCAAAAAGGGTGTTCAATTTGCAGGGATAATAGCTGATGCCGTTAAAAATGATGCTGTCCGGAATATGGTTGATACTAACCAGATCGAGTTCCCTATTCTTTTAGATAACGAGCGAAAGGTATATGATAAGTATCAAATACGTGTTTACCCCACAACAGTGATAATCGATAAAGAGGGCAAGCTTTCATACATACTTCCCGGACATCCTCTCACTTATGCAGCTGCACTTGAAGGTTATATCAGGTTAGCTTTGGGAGAGATAGATAAAGATTCACTGACTGAAATCCTCTCCCCAGGAAAAGAGAATGTTGATGAATCTGCAAATGAGGCAGAGAGAAGATACAACCTTGCTCTGGAATTTGCTGGTTCAGGACTTTCAGGTCAGGCAATTGAGACAATAAAGAAATCTATTGAGTCAAAGTCCGATATCGCAAAATCTCATATACTTCTGGGCTTTCTGCTGCTTGGAAATAAGGAAGCCGATCCAGCCCTTGCAAGTTTCAATAAAGCAATCGAACTGGAACCTGACTCAAAAGATGCTAAAACAGGGCTTGGCGAGGTTCATATCCTCAAAAATGAACTTGATAAAGCCATTGAGATCCTCACTTCAGCAACAGTATCAAACCCCTACTCTCAAAAGGCATATTATGATTTGGGAAGGGCCTATGAGCTAAAGGGTGAAAAAGACAGGTCAATAGAGATGTATAAAAAAGCTGTACATAATATATTAGAAAAGAACCTGCTGCCGTCATCTTCTTCAAAATGCAAATAA
- a CDS encoding cytochrome c3 family protein, with amino-acid sequence MQKKSVVMSLIFIASFLFSGSYTQSFAQETGCITANCHTKIDKQKYVHGPIAAGECEACHGKSPNHSTNPKNNKYKPLQDVAKKCYECHDTFDPKKTTHAPVKEGECLACHDPHGSPYKFQLNKEGSALCFDCHDDKIVGEKFVHGPAAVGGCIACHEPHTANFAKNLKTQSPALCYTCHTDKAAEFQEAKVIHTPVAEDCVNCHNPHSAPKKYMLSDEAPNLCYGCHTDMKEWVSKVANKHGAIDKDRSCLNCHEPHVSNIPKMLAKPPMDLCLSCHNQDRKTPSGVIVTNLKKLLDENSDHHGPIKQKDCSGCHNTHGSDNFRMLREFYPASFYEPFSARNYALCFSCHEESIVKDLETTTLTNFRNGKVNLHFKHVNKPAKGRTCRSCHQTHASNHPKHIRDSVPFGSWEVPINFKKTNDGGSCLPGCHKIKEYNRTKMVTNE; translated from the coding sequence ATGCAGAAAAAAAGTGTCGTTATGTCTTTGATATTTATTGCCTCATTCCTGTTTTCAGGCTCATATACGCAATCATTTGCCCAGGAAACCGGGTGTATTACTGCAAATTGTCATACCAAGATCGATAAACAGAAATATGTGCATGGGCCTATTGCTGCCGGAGAATGTGAGGCTTGTCATGGGAAGTCACCAAACCATAGTACAAATCCTAAGAATAATAAATATAAGCCATTACAAGATGTAGCTAAGAAATGCTATGAATGCCATGATACTTTTGATCCTAAAAAGACCACCCATGCTCCTGTAAAAGAAGGGGAATGCCTTGCATGTCATGACCCTCATGGCTCACCATACAAGTTTCAGCTTAACAAAGAGGGTTCCGCACTCTGTTTTGATTGTCATGACGATAAGATAGTAGGTGAAAAGTTCGTTCACGGGCCTGCGGCTGTTGGAGGGTGTATCGCATGTCACGAACCGCATACTGCAAATTTTGCCAAAAATCTCAAGACCCAAAGTCCAGCTCTTTGTTACACATGTCATACTGACAAAGCTGCCGAATTCCAGGAAGCTAAGGTTATTCATACTCCGGTAGCAGAAGACTGTGTAAACTGCCACAACCCGCACTCAGCTCCAAAAAAATACATGCTTTCCGATGAGGCACCAAACCTCTGCTATGGATGTCATACTGATATGAAAGAGTGGGTAAGCAAGGTTGCTAATAAGCACGGGGCTATTGACAAAGACAGATCCTGCCTTAATTGTCACGAGCCGCATGTTTCAAATATCCCGAAGATGTTAGCAAAACCTCCTATGGACCTGTGCCTCAGCTGCCATAATCAGGACCGAAAAACCCCAAGCGGGGTCATTGTAACCAATCTAAAAAAACTTCTCGATGAAAACAGTGATCATCACGGCCCGATAAAACAGAAAGACTGCTCCGGCTGTCACAACACACACGGCTCGGATAATTTCAGGATGCTGAGAGAGTTTTATCCCGCTTCTTTCTACGAACCTTTTTCTGCGCGCAACTACGCACTATGCTTCAGCTGCCATGAGGAATCGATAGTTAAGGATCTGGAGACTACAACTCTTACAAATTTTCGCAACGGGAAAGTTAATCTGCATTTTAAACACGTTAACAAGCCGGCTAAAGGCCGGACTTGCCGTTCATGCCATCAAACACATGCTAGCAATCATCCAAAACATATAAGAGACTCTGTCCCGTTCGGCTCATGGGAAGTCCCTATAAACTTCAAGAAAACAAATGACGGCGGCAGCTGTCTGCCGGGCTGTCATAAGATAAAAGAATATAACAGGACAAAAATGGTAACAAACGAATGA
- a CDS encoding translocation/assembly module TamB domain-containing protein — MAEVKTNKKRKVIIRILIAAVFFAIVHFLFRGPYLSNSIKRVVIPVLENVTGKRVIMDKAVINLFPFYIQGKSVKFIDEDGKRLLWITKSRIYLDIIGLLSKEVRIRRIALTEPKLTITDDELAEIIERIKAGLSVSGPDQFKVSLKSLKLTDGEFTYTAKGGSNTFLGNGLYADMLIKDTAQLDFKLDQGTLNVKDLSGFDYKLKGRLIIANGRVRIPEIVVSYSDSNIAAAGEVSFNNWKIGNGEFSGKAIIHEADIGRIFRAENETDGVLTLDGTVGIDSDNNSDIPAFALNLEGNGHFYLETLMDILKVKENVKGRIAVNGKITGVFPEIVGEGDAKINDAEFGRLPIDSGLGKIEYKDGRFVLSNFTAHAYEGVLSGNAHIDIPIGDFGVTASVTEVDSVKLMNYIGWDAPFRPGWITGNFDLLKIIGKDIDVNAFLSYKNTTDSDEKFIDRIKGVEGNIVFSDKVVTISNSKISSLNTTLSIDGTVDTRDKIFGLDVQIDGRDIADLSAPYYSDIKGQCNFTGKASGPFEDPVITGTLKMGRGHINGFKISDASADITRSIKSLVVRDLTVNQSGASLKLKGGIDFQGSSGLFSFDSPFYNAKASFNNIEAESLADAFFKTLNLTGRLNGEISFKGDNKDFTGDGHLVITEGDIYGQKFDKISADLILDSEKLDIRSVDMRKGGSGIAASGSLYFDKRFKISAGSEKVSSEDISYLTGLQLASLFTLKLDGSGTFEKPDVSFSVGLLDSSFRGVDIGEGKITGSIKGHRLSARGSLLDDRITADVKVVLSESPSWTADVDFKKGRYDFLLAGLISDPPKDLSVFAEGHISVKSEKSKISMGSRFNSLTFSLYGYDFRNNGDIILDLKGDDLSIKAFSLVGKDANLNIQGDVFLGKSYDVNLEGDIDLLPLQVLTDKITSLEGRGNFAVDISGNWGKPEIIGELDVRGTTLGFKGFPHKIGPLNGKVFFNRDKVIFDSIKGDFAGGKVILYGAGYLDKLSFNRLLVSADMTAIKLSPIKGVNAAFDSKLFFEASSKGSSLTGEILLKKAQYKKDVEFKKLFLGLKEMDVISSKQTWFDKTLLNIRIVGIEDIYIDNNIAKTPVRVDLTLTGTPARYGLIGLIESGGGSIFFRGNEFKLLEASSVDFVAADNVSPILHLKAETSTGGYRVKMNLDGPLDNFTLTLFSNPHLSEMDILTLLSFGSVGAEGRGVEGGMAASQATSLLTGGITSEVTEGFKYITGFDRFEVEPHTTATGSISPRITVGKRFLDEKMSVVYSTSIGSTEENVVRMEYDLGNNISIVGSRDEIGSTGADVKYKFKFK; from the coding sequence ATGGCTGAAGTGAAAACAAATAAAAAAAGAAAGGTAATTATACGCATTCTGATAGCAGCGGTATTCTTCGCTATCGTGCATTTTCTTTTTAGAGGGCCATACCTTTCCAATTCTATCAAGAGGGTTGTAATTCCTGTTCTGGAAAATGTTACCGGCAAAAGAGTAATAATGGACAAGGCGGTCATCAACCTGTTTCCTTTTTATATCCAGGGGAAGAGCGTCAAGTTTATAGATGAAGACGGAAAGAGACTGCTTTGGATCACTAAGTCGCGAATTTATTTGGACATCATTGGGCTTCTTTCAAAAGAAGTCAGGATAAGAAGGATTGCTCTAACAGAACCGAAATTAACCATAACTGATGATGAGTTAGCTGAAATAATAGAGCGTATAAAGGCTGGCCTTTCAGTTTCCGGGCCAGACCAGTTCAAGGTGAGCTTAAAGAGCCTGAAGCTGACTGATGGGGAATTCACTTACACGGCTAAAGGCGGTTCAAATACATTTCTTGGGAATGGGCTTTATGCGGATATGCTTATTAAAGACACGGCTCAACTTGATTTCAAACTTGATCAGGGAACACTGAACGTAAAAGATCTCTCCGGATTTGATTATAAACTTAAAGGGCGATTAATTATAGCAAATGGCAGGGTCAGGATACCTGAAATAGTTGTGTCATATTCAGATTCCAATATAGCTGCGGCCGGGGAAGTGTCTTTTAATAATTGGAAGATAGGTAATGGAGAGTTTAGCGGTAAGGCAATTATTCATGAAGCTGATATCGGCAGGATTTTTCGCGCTGAAAACGAAACAGACGGAGTTCTGACTTTAGACGGTACAGTTGGTATTGATAGTGATAATAATTCTGATATTCCAGCTTTTGCTTTAAATCTGGAAGGCAACGGTCATTTCTACCTTGAAACTCTGATGGATATACTGAAAGTTAAAGAGAATGTAAAGGGCAGAATAGCTGTAAACGGAAAGATTACCGGCGTGTTCCCTGAGATAGTTGGAGAAGGTGATGCTAAAATTAATGATGCAGAATTTGGTAGATTGCCTATTGATAGCGGACTGGGCAAGATAGAATATAAGGACGGCAGGTTCGTACTATCAAATTTTACCGCGCATGCTTATGAAGGCGTGCTTAGCGGCAATGCGCATATCGATATACCCATAGGAGACTTTGGCGTTACTGCATCGGTCACAGAAGTTGACAGTGTTAAACTTATGAACTATATCGGATGGGATGCGCCGTTTCGTCCCGGCTGGATAACAGGTAATTTTGATCTGCTGAAGATCATAGGCAAGGATATAGATGTTAATGCTTTTTTGAGTTATAAAAATACCACTGACTCGGATGAGAAGTTCATAGACAGGATAAAGGGCGTTGAAGGGAATATTGTTTTTTCTGACAAAGTTGTAACCATAAGCAACTCAAAGATTTCTTCATTGAATACCACATTATCTATAGACGGCACAGTCGATACTAGGGATAAGATATTCGGCCTTGATGTTCAGATTGACGGCAGGGATATTGCTGACCTTTCAGCACCATATTACAGCGATATAAAAGGCCAATGTAATTTTACAGGAAAGGCATCAGGCCCTTTTGAAGACCCTGTGATTACAGGAACCTTAAAAATGGGCCGGGGGCATATCAACGGTTTCAAAATCTCTGATGCATCAGCTGATATAACCCGAAGTATTAAGTCGCTCGTTGTACGTGACTTGACCGTTAATCAATCCGGAGCCAGCCTTAAGCTTAAAGGAGGCATTGATTTCCAGGGCTCAAGCGGGCTCTTTTCCTTTGATTCTCCCTTTTATAATGCGAAAGCTTCATTCAATAATATAGAGGCAGAGTCATTAGCAGATGCATTTTTTAAAACGTTGAACCTGACAGGACGTTTAAATGGTGAGATTAGTTTCAAAGGTGATAATAAGGACTTTACAGGTGACGGGCATCTGGTTATCACTGAAGGCGATATATACGGCCAGAAATTCGATAAGATATCTGCTGATCTTATACTGGATTCTGAAAAATTGGATATCAGATCAGTTGATATGAGAAAAGGAGGTTCTGGCATTGCTGCAAGCGGGAGTTTATATTTTGATAAACGTTTTAAAATATCAGCCGGGAGCGAAAAGGTCAGTTCTGAGGATATCTCATATTTAACAGGCTTGCAGTTAGCCTCTCTCTTCACTCTGAAACTGGATGGCTCAGGCACATTTGAAAAACCTGATGTTAGTTTTTCTGTCGGCCTGCTGGACAGCAGTTTCAGAGGGGTTGATATAGGAGAGGGTAAAATTACCGGGAGTATAAAAGGGCATAGGTTATCTGCAAGGGGCAGTCTGTTAGATGATAGAATAACTGCTGATGTGAAAGTGGTTCTGTCTGAGTCGCCTTCATGGACCGCTGACGTTGATTTCAAGAAAGGCAGATATGATTTTCTTCTGGCAGGGCTTATTAGTGATCCTCCTAAAGACCTCTCTGTATTTGCAGAAGGCCATATCAGTGTGAAGTCGGAAAAAAGCAAGATATCAATGGGCTCGAGGTTTAATTCCTTAACCTTCAGCCTTTACGGTTATGACTTCAGAAATAACGGGGATATTATTCTTGATCTTAAAGGTGATGATCTTAGCATAAAGGCTTTTTCTCTTGTCGGGAAGGATGCAAACCTGAATATTCAGGGAGATGTTTTTTTGGGTAAAAGCTATGATGTTAACCTTGAAGGAGATATTGACCTGCTCCCTCTTCAGGTATTGACAGACAAGATAACATCTCTTGAAGGGCGAGGTAATTTTGCTGTTGACATAAGCGGTAATTGGGGCAAACCCGAGATCATTGGAGAGCTTGATGTCAGAGGCACCACGCTTGGATTTAAAGGTTTCCCTCACAAGATAGGCCCGCTTAATGGAAAGGTCTTTTTTAACAGGGACAAGGTTATCTTCGATTCAATTAAGGGTGATTTTGCCGGAGGAAAGGTCATTTTATACGGCGCCGGATATCTTGACAAATTATCATTTAACAGGCTTCTTGTTTCAGCTGATATGACAGCAATTAAGCTCAGCCCGATAAAGGGGGTCAATGCCGCTTTTGACAGCAAGCTTTTTTTTGAAGCATCATCTAAAGGGTCAAGCCTGACCGGTGAGATACTTCTTAAAAAAGCTCAGTATAAGAAGGATGTAGAGTTTAAAAAACTGTTTCTGGGGCTTAAAGAAATGGATGTGATCTCATCAAAGCAGACATGGTTTGACAAGACATTGCTGAATATAAGAATTGTTGGAATTGAAGACATATATATTGATAATAATATTGCTAAAACACCAGTTAGGGTTGATTTGACGCTGACCGGAACTCCTGCAAGATACGGTTTGATAGGACTTATTGAGTCCGGCGGGGGATCGATATTTTTCAGGGGAAATGAGTTTAAGCTTTTGGAAGCCAGTAGTGTGGATTTTGTCGCAGCTGACAATGTTTCTCCCATATTACATTTAAAAGCTGAGACCTCAACAGGCGGATATCGCGTAAAAATGAACCTTGACGGCCCGCTTGATAATTTTACACTTACGCTCTTTTCTAACCCGCACCTTTCAGAAATGGATATCCTTACGCTCCTTTCTTTTGGAAGTGTAGGTGCTGAAGGCAGGGGAGTTGAAGGCGGGATGGCTGCAAGCCAGGCCACGTCTCTCCTGACAGGCGGAATTACGAGTGAAGTTACAGAGGGGTTTAAGTATATTACAGGATTTGATCGTTTTGAAGTAGAGCCTCATACTACCGCTACCGGATCAATAAGTCCCAGGATCACCGTTGGCAAACGTTTTCTGGATGAAAAGATGTCAGTTGTATACTCAACTTCTATAGGCTCTACAGAAGAGAATGTTGTAAGAATGGAATATGATCTCGGCAACAATATTTCCATCGTCGGTTCAAGAGATGAGATAGGCAGCACAGGAGCGGATGTCAAGTATAAGTTTAAATTTAAGTAG